A stretch of the Sphingobacterium thalpophilum genome encodes the following:
- a CDS encoding Gfo/Idh/MocA family protein produces the protein MKRREFIAKGVVSSLAFTIVPRVVLGGNGFLAPSDRINLGFIGVGKQSYTLMHGLNNCKEINTLAACDVDRKKLQAFIGSTTKKLSELGKAQGDVAPYHHYRELLQRKDIDAVVIATPDHWHAQIAVDAARAGKDIYCEKPLALTIAEGRAMVDATRKYKRVFQTGSMQRSSYNFRQAAELVSNGYIGKVKEINVSVGEPVKQCDLPSMPAPDYLDWDMWVGPSPYRGYNPILSPPIEDDKWAWWRGYRDFGGGYITDWGAHMFDIVQWALGMDNSGPVQFIPPKQANANSGLSFVYANGVKVNHVEWGVHNAIQFIGEKGKIEVSREFIRSSPDNLAGLQLTSSDRRLYYSDNHYQDFVDAIKKRSKPICDVEIGHRTSTVCNAINIAYELQKDLKWNPKHEQFDNEYANLLRSRPYRGEWDFRQF, from the coding sequence ATGAAAAGAAGAGAATTTATTGCGAAAGGAGTCGTCTCCTCGCTGGCTTTTACCATAGTCCCCCGGGTAGTTCTGGGCGGCAATGGCTTCCTAGCTCCCAGTGACCGTATTAACCTGGGCTTTATTGGTGTTGGTAAACAGTCATACACGCTCATGCACGGTTTAAACAATTGCAAGGAAATCAATACCTTGGCGGCTTGTGATGTAGACCGTAAAAAGCTACAGGCATTTATCGGCAGTACGACGAAGAAACTCAGTGAGCTGGGTAAGGCGCAGGGCGATGTCGCGCCCTATCATCATTACCGGGAACTTTTGCAACGTAAGGATATCGACGCCGTGGTGATCGCTACCCCTGATCATTGGCATGCGCAAATTGCTGTGGATGCCGCCAGAGCCGGAAAGGATATCTATTGTGAAAAACCGCTCGCATTGACCATTGCAGAAGGCAGGGCCATGGTGGATGCAACACGAAAATACAAACGCGTCTTTCAGACAGGCAGCATGCAACGTTCTTCGTATAACTTCAGACAAGCTGCAGAACTGGTATCTAATGGTTATATTGGGAAAGTAAAGGAAATCAACGTTTCTGTGGGCGAACCTGTCAAACAATGTGATCTGCCATCGATGCCAGCTCCGGATTACCTAGATTGGGATATGTGGGTGGGCCCCTCGCCTTATCGCGGCTATAATCCGATTTTAAGTCCGCCAATTGAAGATGATAAATGGGCTTGGTGGCGAGGTTATCGGGATTTTGGTGGCGGTTATATCACCGACTGGGGAGCACATATGTTTGATATTGTCCAATGGGCGCTGGGCATGGATAATTCGGGCCCTGTACAGTTTATTCCGCCCAAACAGGCTAATGCCAATAGCGGACTTTCATTTGTCTACGCGAATGGCGTGAAGGTCAACCATGTCGAGTGGGGGGTGCACAATGCCATACAGTTTATTGGCGAAAAAGGCAAAATAGAGGTGAGCAGGGAATTTATCCGCTCCAGTCCCGATAATTTGGCTGGTTTACAGCTTACTTCTTCCGATAGACGTCTCTATTACAGCGATAATCACTATCAGGATTTTGTGGATGCCATCAAGAAAAGAAGCAAACCTATATGTGATGTGGAGATAGGCCATCGTACCAGTACAGTCTGCAATGCCATCAATATTGCTTATGAACTTCAGAAAGATTTAAAATGGAATCCGAAACACGAGCAGTTTGATAATGAATATGCCAACCTGTTGCGCAGCCGGCCATACCGTGGAGAGTGGGATTTTCGTCAGTTCTAG
- a CDS encoding LacI family DNA-binding transcriptional regulator, with the protein MSQLTIVDLAKKLGLSKSTVSRAFRDNVDINPATKARILAMAEEIGFSPNVYASSLKANKSLTIAIIIPEFGNKFFSQAIKGIEAVARSKGYHTLIYVTDHQVQNEASIVRSLVNGRVDGVIISASGEGKDHSHIQLLEERGIPVMFFDRTYDDWKGGYVTGNDADSAYMATKHLLENDCKRIAYLAINPAISIGKVRKDGYEKALREAGLPPDPRLILDTVNDAEQNMKDIAKLIEEEKPDAIFASVERLAISSIRVAKARRIQIPEELKIICFSCLDIADLIDPALSVVKQPAYEMGKLVTKLLLEKMEDPHNDKFANSVYLDSQLIFQKSSLK; encoded by the coding sequence ATGTCTCAATTAACAATTGTCGATCTGGCTAAAAAATTAGGCTTATCAAAATCAACCGTTTCCCGGGCATTTCGGGACAATGTGGATATTAATCCGGCTACAAAAGCTCGTATATTGGCGATGGCGGAAGAGATTGGCTTTTCTCCGAACGTGTATGCGAGTAGCCTTAAAGCCAATAAAAGTTTGACGATAGCCATCATCATTCCCGAATTTGGGAATAAGTTTTTCTCTCAGGCCATCAAGGGTATCGAGGCGGTAGCACGGTCCAAAGGTTATCATACATTGATCTACGTAACCGACCATCAGGTGCAGAACGAGGCTTCCATTGTCCGATCGCTGGTTAATGGTCGTGTGGACGGGGTCATTATCTCCGCCTCGGGTGAGGGCAAGGACCATTCACATATCCAGCTGCTGGAAGAACGCGGCATTCCGGTCATGTTCTTTGATAGAACCTACGACGACTGGAAGGGGGGGTATGTTACCGGTAACGATGCGGACTCAGCCTATATGGCGACTAAACATCTGCTGGAGAACGACTGTAAACGGATAGCCTATCTCGCTATCAATCCAGCTATATCCATTGGCAAAGTACGGAAAGACGGTTATGAAAAGGCACTTCGAGAAGCAGGACTACCGCCTGATCCCCGTCTTATTTTGGATACGGTAAACGATGCGGAGCAGAATATGAAGGATATTGCAAAACTCATTGAAGAAGAAAAGCCGGATGCCATATTTGCATCAGTCGAACGCCTGGCAATATCCAGTATTCGGGTAGCTAAGGCCCGCCGGATCCAGATTCCCGAGGAGCTGAAAATCATCTGTTTTTCTTGCCTTGACATTGCTGATCTGATTGATCCAGCGCTAAGCGTGGTCAAACAGCCTGCATATGAGATGGGCAAATTAGTGACAAAACTATTGCTCGAGAAGATGGAAGATCCCCACAATGATAAATTTGCTAATTCGGTTTATCTTGATTCCCAATTGATTTTTCAAAAATCTAGCCTGAAATAA
- a CDS encoding alpha-amylase family glycosyl hydrolase, translated as MGKHIVRLLGYLGILLLFASCANKKDIIDTEQPAVVEQGPAALVSTSSPFIFLDQEITLRFDLSKGNAALKGSSADLYLHAGLVPAAGGSWQNVATDWSKNDNAYKLKFVSPGIYTFTCVPSVFFDVNQSASFGQMALLIRNGDGSLVQRNRDNSDLFLPLMSGTEGIRFVSPVTQPTDPVLAEQDYTVGETVRLKVQGSHVGKVSLWDNGVKLAESSNVLSLEKAFILETDGVHQMEARLEINGKNVSTRMQLLAQKKPAIAALPAGINRNGVTIDRTKKQVSFALTAPSKKTVYLLGDFNQYKALPAYAMSQTPDGTSWWITLSDLDFSKNHTYQFLVDGQLLVADPYAGLVLDPQYDPGMGFKPVGLPTYPQGARGIVAVLDLTSASYPWKVNSFNKPAAGDLVIYELLLRDFVKDHQYNTLRDSLSYLKKLGVNAVELMPIQESEGNSTWGYNPSFHRALDKYYGSKNELKAYIDACHENGIAVILDVVFNHAFGQSPMVQLYFENGQVAANSPWFNTVARHPFNVGYDFNHESPFTQGFVKDMLTYWLQEYRVDGFRFDLSKGFTQKNSGTSENDLNTWNAYDASRIAILKQYQQHIRAIDPSCYVILEHLGGDEEEKELAQSGMLLWNNMNTVFNEAAMGWHANNGSDLGRLFAAGHGMSGPAFVSYMESHDEQRLVYKCLNYGNAAGAYSIKNLNTALERMELSALFLLASPGPKMIWQFGEYGYDVSIDENGRTGEKPLRWDYLQQDRRRQLFGVYADLIRFKTHNPIFRDGRVAEAAVKDAIKYYLLEKDGQEVVVVGNFGVEEADFILPNALRTTWKSNFTANTFDWSQQNSIRLRAGTYLLLSKTKLNK; from the coding sequence ATGGGGAAACATATCGTTCGCTTATTGGGGTATCTGGGGATTTTGCTTCTTTTCGCTTCCTGCGCCAACAAAAAAGACATTATAGATACCGAACAGCCTGCTGTGGTGGAGCAGGGCCCTGCGGCGCTGGTCAGTACTTCTTCACCATTTATCTTTTTGGATCAGGAGATCACGCTCCGATTTGACCTATCGAAAGGAAATGCGGCGCTTAAAGGTAGTTCGGCTGATTTATACTTGCATGCGGGACTGGTCCCTGCTGCTGGAGGAAGCTGGCAGAACGTGGCGACGGACTGGAGCAAGAACGACAATGCCTACAAGCTTAAATTTGTTTCGCCAGGCATATATACATTCACCTGTGTGCCTTCAGTCTTCTTCGATGTAAACCAATCGGCTTCTTTTGGTCAAATGGCTCTTTTGATACGGAACGGGGATGGATCCCTCGTGCAACGCAACCGCGACAATTCAGATCTATTTCTTCCCCTGATGAGCGGTACGGAAGGAATCCGCTTTGTTTCCCCGGTCACACAGCCTACTGATCCAGTTCTGGCGGAACAGGATTATACCGTAGGTGAGACTGTCAGGCTGAAAGTACAGGGTAGCCATGTGGGGAAGGTTAGCCTGTGGGACAATGGTGTTAAATTAGCAGAAAGCAGTAATGTGCTCTCACTAGAAAAAGCCTTTATTTTAGAAACTGATGGCGTGCATCAGATGGAAGCCAGGCTGGAGATCAATGGGAAAAATGTCAGTACCAGGATGCAGCTATTGGCCCAAAAAAAACCGGCTATCGCTGCTCTTCCTGCTGGAATAAATCGCAACGGAGTCACGATAGACCGAACAAAAAAACAGGTCAGTTTTGCGCTGACGGCACCATCTAAAAAGACTGTTTATCTGCTGGGAGATTTTAACCAATATAAGGCATTACCTGCCTATGCTATGAGCCAGACTCCCGATGGGACATCCTGGTGGATAACATTGTCCGATCTGGACTTTTCTAAAAATCATACTTATCAGTTTCTGGTAGACGGGCAGCTGTTGGTGGCAGATCCATACGCTGGGCTGGTCCTTGATCCACAATATGATCCGGGTATGGGATTCAAACCAGTAGGTCTTCCCACTTATCCACAGGGCGCGCGCGGTATAGTGGCTGTACTTGATCTAACATCTGCATCTTATCCATGGAAGGTCAACTCCTTTAACAAACCTGCTGCAGGAGACCTGGTGATCTATGAGTTGCTGCTGCGTGATTTTGTGAAGGATCATCAATATAATACACTCAGGGACTCCTTGTCTTATCTCAAAAAACTGGGTGTCAATGCTGTAGAGTTGATGCCTATTCAAGAGTCGGAAGGAAATTCAACTTGGGGATATAATCCCTCTTTTCACCGTGCTCTGGATAAATATTATGGTTCGAAAAATGAACTGAAGGCTTACATCGATGCCTGTCATGAAAATGGTATTGCTGTCATTCTGGACGTGGTCTTTAACCACGCCTTTGGGCAGTCCCCGATGGTACAGCTTTATTTTGAAAATGGCCAAGTGGCGGCCAATAGTCCCTGGTTTAATACGGTGGCGAGACATCCGTTTAATGTGGGCTACGATTTTAACCATGAAAGCCCCTTTACTCAAGGTTTTGTGAAGGATATGCTGACGTATTGGTTACAGGAGTATAGGGTGGACGGCTTTCGTTTTGATCTGTCCAAAGGCTTTACGCAGAAAAACTCTGGGACTTCTGAAAATGATCTAAACACCTGGAACGCCTATGATGCTTCCCGTATAGCGATATTGAAGCAATATCAGCAGCATATCCGCGCCATCGATCCTAGCTGTTATGTGATTTTGGAGCATCTTGGCGGTGATGAGGAGGAAAAGGAGCTGGCTCAATCAGGTATGTTGCTATGGAACAATATGAATACTGTCTTTAACGAGGCGGCAATGGGTTGGCATGCCAACAATGGTTCGGATCTGGGCCGTCTGTTTGCTGCAGGTCACGGGATGTCAGGTCCTGCTTTTGTCTCCTATATGGAGAGCCATGATGAACAGCGTCTTGTGTACAAATGTCTGAATTATGGCAATGCTGCAGGAGCGTATTCGATCAAAAACCTTAACACTGCGCTAGAACGGATGGAACTGTCCGCTCTGTTTTTACTGGCATCACCGGGGCCTAAGATGATCTGGCAGTTTGGTGAATATGGCTATGACGTATCCATCGACGAGAATGGGCGGACAGGTGAGAAACCCCTACGTTGGGATTACCTCCAACAGGACAGACGAAGGCAGCTTTTTGGCGTCTATGCCGACCTGATTCGCTTTAAAACCCACAACCCTATTTTTCGCGACGGAAGGGTCGCGGAAGCAGCTGTGAAAGATGCCATAAAATACTACTTATTGGAGAAGGATGGGCAAGAGGTCGTGGTAGTGGGGAACTTTGGCGTGGAAGAGGCTGACTTTATATTGCCTAATGCGTTAAGGACAACTTGGAAAAGCAATTTTACAGCGAATACATTCGACTGGTCGCAGCAGAACAGCATCCGGCTTCGGGCTGGAACGTATCTGCTGTTGAGCAAAACTAAACTAAATAAATAA
- a CDS encoding SusC/RagA family TonB-linked outer membrane protein — translation MNKQMLRPFWALNMLLGVSATAFAQQATLQGKVMDQKGSSLVGATLRFEDIQKSLSTNANGDFSLDRLKPGKLRLKVSMVGYTPLDTLIDVQDGRNPLNLYLRSDASQLEEVVVIGYGTQKRSELTGSISTVTSKDFQKGQISSPEQLIVGKVPGVQITTSGGQPGAGSTIRIRTGASLNASNDPLIVVDGVPLAGGSVSGVANPLSLINPNDIETFTILKDANATAIYGSRASNGVILITTKKGSRTGTQINFSTQNSLATVANKVKLLNADQIREYVNSNGSDAMKELLGTANTDWQDVIYDNAFTTDNNINIASKAANMPYRVSVGYMNQDGVLKNDNLKRTTAALALTPKFLDNHLSLDVNVRGTWSKSKFATQDAIGSAIQFDPTQPVYVEDKNSFGGYYEWIQGGKPNPNAPRNPLALLELRKDKGDVFRSIGNAKLDYSFHFLPELHANLNVGYDLARSKGNTFTPAIAARNYNEGGERTEYKTDINNRMLEFYLKYDKELPSIKSTIDATLGYGYYKNSTKSYNFARTNEAGDVLTSVNLPFDKPENLLISYYGRLIYTYDNRYVLSGTLRTDGSSRFSADNRWGYFPSVGFTWRAKNEGFLKDHSAVSDLKLRLSYGKTGQQDGIANYSYLPNYTIGGDQSMYRFGNEYFYLYSPVVYDSDIRWESTSTYNAGIDFGFYNNVLYGSIDYYSKKTKDLLSTIPIAVGSNFSNFLLTNVGNMENQGLEVNLHVVPVKSENSTLDLGINFTYNRSKVTNLTLSDDPNFMIETGGIRGGTGNNIQAHMVGYTPYSFRAFQQVYDEQGKPVEGVYVDRNADGVISDSDRYMYKSPLPKYLLGFTAAYSYKKWSAATTLRANLDNYVYDNVSSNFGSSFNVIDQASLVINNAPVDFLNSNFGEKQLQSDYYIKNASFLKMDNINLSYQFGQFIRNSKANLSISATVQNVFTVSKYKGVDPEISNGIDDRFYPRPRTYVLGINVNF, via the coding sequence ATGAACAAACAGATGTTACGTCCATTTTGGGCCTTGAACATGTTACTCGGGGTGAGTGCCACGGCATTTGCGCAGCAAGCTACGCTTCAGGGAAAAGTAATGGACCAGAAAGGAAGTTCCTTAGTAGGCGCCACATTGCGCTTTGAGGACATTCAAAAATCACTGTCTACCAATGCAAACGGGGATTTTAGCTTGGATAGACTGAAGCCGGGCAAATTGCGGTTGAAAGTGAGCATGGTTGGCTATACCCCCTTGGATACCTTGATTGACGTTCAAGATGGCCGTAACCCTTTAAATTTATACCTCAGATCCGATGCGAGCCAACTGGAAGAAGTGGTCGTGATCGGTTACGGTACGCAAAAGAGAAGCGAGCTGACGGGTTCAATCAGCACCGTAACCTCAAAAGACTTCCAGAAAGGACAGATTTCTTCTCCCGAGCAGCTGATTGTGGGTAAGGTTCCCGGGGTGCAGATCACGACGAGTGGAGGGCAGCCTGGCGCCGGGAGCACCATCCGTATCCGGACGGGGGCATCATTAAATGCAAGCAACGACCCATTGATTGTGGTGGACGGTGTTCCATTGGCAGGCGGATCAGTATCTGGCGTAGCCAATCCCCTGAGCTTGATCAATCCCAATGATATCGAAACGTTTACGATCCTCAAGGATGCCAATGCAACTGCTATCTATGGATCAAGAGCGTCGAATGGGGTTATTTTGATCACGACAAAAAAAGGAAGCCGAACTGGAACGCAGATCAACTTTTCGACACAGAATTCACTCGCAACGGTTGCCAATAAAGTAAAGTTGCTCAACGCGGATCAAATTCGTGAATACGTCAACTCGAATGGCAGCGATGCAATGAAGGAATTATTGGGCACGGCCAACACTGACTGGCAGGATGTCATTTATGACAATGCATTTACGACTGACAATAATATCAATATCGCATCAAAAGCCGCAAACATGCCTTACCGTGTCTCGGTTGGCTATATGAATCAGGATGGCGTGCTAAAAAATGATAACCTAAAGCGGACAACGGCGGCATTGGCACTCACGCCAAAGTTTTTAGATAATCACCTGTCCTTGGATGTGAATGTACGCGGCACTTGGTCAAAATCCAAATTTGCCACACAGGATGCCATCGGTTCCGCGATCCAGTTTGATCCGACCCAACCCGTGTATGTGGAAGACAAAAACAGCTTTGGTGGATATTATGAGTGGATACAAGGAGGAAAACCCAACCCCAATGCGCCCCGCAACCCGCTGGCGCTGCTCGAGCTCCGCAAGGATAAGGGAGATGTGTTCCGGAGTATAGGAAATGCCAAATTGGATTATAGTTTTCATTTTCTGCCTGAGCTACATGCTAACTTGAATGTGGGGTACGATCTGGCGCGTTCAAAAGGAAATACATTTACGCCCGCTATTGCTGCCCGTAACTACAATGAAGGTGGTGAGCGTACCGAATATAAAACAGACATCAACAACCGGATGCTCGAGTTTTACTTGAAATATGATAAGGAGCTGCCTTCAATCAAAAGTACGATCGATGCGACATTGGGTTATGGCTATTATAAAAATAGTACCAAATCTTACAATTTTGCGCGTACCAATGAAGCAGGCGATGTGCTTACCTCAGTCAACCTCCCTTTTGACAAACCAGAAAACCTGTTGATTTCGTACTATGGACGCTTGATCTACACTTATGATAATCGGTATGTGCTATCTGGAACTTTACGTACAGACGGTTCCTCTCGTTTTAGCGCCGACAACCGTTGGGGATATTTCCCTTCGGTGGGTTTCACCTGGCGTGCAAAGAATGAAGGCTTTCTGAAAGATCATTCGGCTGTGTCGGATTTAAAATTACGGTTGAGTTACGGAAAAACAGGACAACAGGATGGGATAGCAAACTATTCCTACCTGCCCAATTATACCATAGGTGGTGACCAGTCGATGTACCGCTTTGGAAATGAATACTTTTACCTGTATTCGCCGGTCGTATATGACAGCGATATACGTTGGGAAAGTACCTCCACTTACAATGCGGGCATTGACTTTGGTTTTTATAACAATGTGCTATACGGTAGTATTGATTATTATTCAAAAAAGACAAAAGATCTGTTAAGCACGATTCCAATCGCGGTAGGATCAAACTTTAGCAACTTCCTACTAACAAATGTGGGCAACATGGAAAATCAGGGGCTCGAGGTTAACTTGCATGTGGTACCCGTGAAGTCCGAAAACTCCACGCTCGACCTGGGTATCAATTTTACCTACAACCGGAGTAAAGTAACGAATCTGACCTTATCAGATGACCCGAATTTCATGATCGAAACAGGGGGCATCCGCGGCGGTACAGGCAATAATATTCAAGCTCATATGGTGGGATATACCCCTTACAGCTTTAGGGCATTCCAGCAGGTGTACGATGAGCAAGGCAAACCGGTTGAGGGTGTTTATGTCGATCGCAATGCCGATGGCGTCATTAGTGACAGCGACCGGTATATGTACAAATCGCCATTGCCCAAATATCTGTTAGGTTTTACAGCAGCCTACTCCTACAAAAAATGGTCCGCAGCAACGACATTAAGGGCGAATCTGGACAATTATGTGTATGACAACGTATCCTCAAACTTTGGCAGTAGTTTCAATGTGATCGATCAGGCATCCTTGGTCATCAATAATGCGCCAGTGGACTTCCTGAATAGCAATTTTGGGGAAAAACAACTGCAAAGCGACTATTACATCAAAAACGCTTCGTTTTTGAAGATGGACAACATCAACCTTTCTTATCAGTTCGGCCAGTTTATCCGCAACAGTAAAGCCAATCTATCCATTTCGGCAACCGTGCAAAATGTTTTTACAGTATCCAAATACAAAGGGGTTGATCCCGAAATTTCCAACGGAATTGACGACCGTTTTTATCCGCGGCCAAGGACCTACGTGTTGGGAATCAATGTGAATTTTTAA
- a CDS encoding RagB/SusD family nutrient uptake outer membrane protein has protein sequence MKKLNKYLSACLLALALSSCHKDLDLKPTNDVTADVAYKDFKGYTMAFARLYGTMAMPSTSGPNNSDLGGLDPGTSDFLRLYWNAQELTTDEAACAWLNDPGISGLDYLNFDDSNPMLRGLYTRCIYSATLVNEFLRESTEAKLNERGIADADRAEIAYYRAEARFLRAFNYWVLLDLYGNPPFVTEETPVGKLPPPQIKRPDLFAYVEKELLEVAEQLKGTRQNVYGRIDQAAAWGLLARLYLNAEVYLGAGNKKYTEAITYAEKVLNSGYSLGASYGELFRADNDVNNPEFIFYLPYDGTKTQSKGGTTYLINAAIDATMNPTSFGVPGGGWAGNRTRDNIATIFGDYSGATDKRAMFHLNASVKIEDMAVYKQGLAVTKFRNVNKDGTTAPPAAEGFVASVDFPLIRLAEMHLIYAEATLRGGSGGTVAKAIDYINKLRVRAYGNTSGKLSSLSLDDILNERVKELYWEGFRRTDLIRYGKFTGDSYLWPFKGGVLAGQAVPSYRNLFPIPAADIIANSNLVQNPGYN, from the coding sequence ATGAAAAAATTAAATAAATATCTATCAGCTTGCTTATTGGCCCTGGCGCTGTCCAGTTGCCATAAGGACCTGGATCTCAAGCCTACCAATGATGTGACTGCTGATGTAGCGTATAAGGATTTCAAAGGGTATACGATGGCTTTTGCCCGTTTGTATGGTACGATGGCGATGCCCAGCACGTCTGGACCCAATAATTCTGACCTCGGGGGGCTGGATCCCGGAACGTCCGATTTTCTACGTCTTTATTGGAACGCACAGGAGCTGACGACCGATGAAGCTGCATGCGCCTGGCTGAATGACCCAGGAATCAGCGGTCTAGATTACCTGAATTTTGATGATAGCAATCCAATGTTGCGGGGTTTGTACACCCGTTGCATCTATAGCGCGACGCTGGTCAATGAATTTTTGCGCGAGAGTACTGAGGCAAAACTAAATGAACGTGGTATCGCAGATGCGGATCGGGCCGAAATCGCTTACTACCGAGCCGAAGCCCGATTTTTGCGTGCTTTTAATTATTGGGTATTGCTCGATCTGTACGGAAATCCACCTTTTGTAACTGAAGAAACGCCAGTTGGCAAACTGCCTCCTCCCCAGATCAAGAGACCTGATCTATTTGCCTACGTGGAAAAGGAACTCCTCGAAGTCGCTGAGCAACTCAAAGGTACAAGACAAAATGTGTATGGTCGTATCGATCAGGCCGCGGCCTGGGGTTTGTTGGCCAGGCTTTACCTCAATGCCGAAGTGTACCTAGGGGCTGGCAATAAAAAATATACCGAAGCGATTACCTATGCCGAAAAAGTGCTGAATTCGGGGTATAGTCTTGGGGCCAGCTATGGCGAATTATTTCGTGCGGACAACGATGTCAACAATCCCGAGTTTATCTTTTATTTACCTTACGATGGTACCAAAACACAGAGCAAAGGCGGTACAACGTATTTAATTAATGCAGCCATTGATGCAACCATGAATCCAACGTCGTTTGGTGTGCCAGGAGGCGGCTGGGCTGGCAACAGAACACGCGACAATATCGCTACGATCTTTGGCGATTATTCCGGGGCGACCGATAAGCGGGCTATGTTCCATCTCAACGCCAGCGTCAAGATCGAGGACATGGCGGTATATAAGCAGGGATTGGCAGTCACCAAATTCCGCAATGTAAATAAAGATGGTACGACTGCTCCTCCAGCAGCTGAAGGTTTTGTGGCATCGGTAGATTTTCCTTTGATCCGCCTGGCAGAGATGCACTTGATTTATGCCGAAGCTACCCTGCGTGGTGGTTCGGGCGGAACAGTGGCCAAAGCCATTGACTATATTAATAAACTGCGAGTAAGAGCTTATGGAAATACCAGTGGCAAGCTGTCGAGCCTTTCCTTGGATGACATTCTTAATGAACGGGTGAAAGAACTGTATTGGGAAGGATTCAGACGGACGGATCTGATCCGCTATGGCAAATTCACAGGCGATAGCTACCTCTGGCCGTTTAAAGGCGGCGTATTGGCGGGACAAGCAGTACCGAGCTACAGGAACTTATTTCCGATCCCCGCAGCGGATATCATCGCGAATTCGAACTTGGTTCAAAACCCTGGTTATAACTAA
- a CDS encoding SusE domain-containing protein yields MKIIHYIGIALLLLVAFQSCKKDETQARLSTGDDVKAASLTLDKNSVTLSKQHADDTVLRLKFVQPDFGFQAAVNNVLQFGLKGDGFKSVKEVVIPNGHNEMAFTGFELNSYLLALGVPTGEMSDFDIRIKSSINNKIAAVFSPLAALKATPYASTSYLYAIGAYEDWVEANAESLISPTSNGIYTGIIYFPEGKLTFKLTPERNWNNSYGETEPGKIVYNGGKDIKAPRAGNLEVIVNTTANTISYKDHSWGIIGSATPKGWDADTDMKYDNANQVWKLTVALATGEIKFRKNHDWGTNFGGTNGALVAGGDNIAVSTAGTYDIVFDLNTNTYTLTKK; encoded by the coding sequence ATGAAAATAATACATTATATCGGAATAGCTCTCCTCCTGTTGGTAGCATTCCAGAGTTGTAAAAAAGACGAAACCCAGGCTAGATTAAGTACTGGAGATGATGTGAAGGCGGCTAGTTTGACCTTAGACAAAAATAGTGTCACGCTGTCTAAACAGCATGCTGATGATACAGTGCTACGGCTGAAGTTTGTACAGCCTGACTTTGGCTTTCAGGCTGCGGTAAACAATGTACTGCAGTTTGGACTGAAGGGAGATGGCTTTAAGTCAGTGAAAGAAGTAGTCATTCCGAATGGCCATAACGAGATGGCTTTTACAGGCTTCGAACTAAACAGCTATTTGCTTGCGTTGGGTGTACCTACTGGAGAGATGTCTGACTTCGATATCCGGATAAAATCGAGCATTAACAATAAAATAGCTGCCGTATTCTCTCCGCTAGCGGCCCTTAAGGCTACTCCATATGCGTCGACAAGCTATTTGTATGCCATCGGTGCTTATGAAGATTGGGTTGAGGCGAACGCAGAATCGCTGATTTCTCCGACAAGCAATGGCATCTACACAGGAATAATCTATTTCCCAGAGGGAAAATTAACCTTTAAACTGACACCGGAACGTAACTGGAATAATTCGTATGGAGAAACAGAACCAGGGAAGATCGTTTATAATGGCGGTAAGGACATCAAGGCTCCGCGTGCAGGCAATCTAGAAGTTATCGTAAATACGACAGCCAACACGATCTCCTACAAAGATCATAGCTGGGGAATTATTGGTAGCGCGACACCGAAGGGCTGGGACGCGGATACGGACATGAAATATGATAACGCTAATCAGGTCTGGAAGTTAACCGTTGCCTTGGCGACAGGAGAAATAAAATTCCGTAAGAATCACGACTGGGGGACCAACTTCGGCGGCACCAATGGAGCATTGGTGGCCGGTGGTGACAATATTGCCGTCTCCACGGCAGGTACTTACGATATTGTCTTTGACCTCAACACCAATACATACACACTGACAAAAAAATAA